From the Diadema setosum chromosome 3, eeDiaSeto1, whole genome shotgun sequence genome, the window gcaagggtggggggggcacgtgccccgggtgccactccttgggggcgccgaAACGAAaaaacggagaaaaaaaaacgaagaagaaaaagaaaaacaaaagaaaagaagaagaagaagaacaaaaaaacaaaacaaaacaaacctcgcccggaccggggggggggggtgttcacaGAAGAATTCCCTgctttgtaagctgaaatgTAGGCTCGTTCGCTGCGCTCACTCGACAAAATGTAtagaaaagaagataagaacaaaacgtaatgataaCGCGGACAAAATGgcaatgtatattgtgttcacacatgccatTGTTAGAAGGCAAAACGTTAcgcggagcagcggctgcaattttatttctttcgttctgaagcgatcgcctaCTGGATCAAACGAGGGCACCAAAGATGTCGAACatacgaggggggggggcgcaaaaaaaaatcaaacaagataagaacaaaatgtaatgatgacgcggaaatatacaaaatttcgGCTTACTCGCGCGTAATAAtctagagtattttttcaagtcctcagtttgttggtataaatcgttatctataaggccgtcactatatcttgattagaattgtaagatttaataagcaaaaaaaaaatatgacaagaattccatgttttgtaagctgaaatacagacATTTTCGGCTTGCTCGCTGctctcgctcgccaaaatttatccaaaaaagaagataagaccaaaacgtgatgatggcgCGGTAATATACAAATTCAGTTTGCAAAGggagaaaattgaagaaaattcacagcTCAGCCAGTGTGATGTTCAGTCAAGTGGGATCAAGGATTAACAAGTTTTGATCTTGTAAATTAAGTGGACCACGTTTGATTCTTGCGCATGACTAAGCTAATTGTATTTTGAACTGACAGTAGGATTACATGAGCATTACTGCAGGAGGTGGACATGTACAATTGAACTTGTTATGTAATGTCTTGCAATCATAGCGTAATAGATTACATGCATGCCGAGTAAATTTCAACAGCTTTAGCACTACGGCTTTCAACGAGGTCATGCCATGCATGGCTTATCGTGGGCAATGGCGTTATTCAAGGATCTCACGGACGTTTGAATTATAGGACTACCCGGCCGTGTGATAGAATAAACTTGTATTCATATCCATACTCATATCATTCGTCCATGGATGAACAGCAACAAGGAACAGATAAAAGGTGATCCTGTAAGCATCATACTTACAAAGACAGTTTTGGACTTGTAGTGACTGGACATGAAATTATGGTTTTGCTCTCTGAAAGAACTTGCAGCTTCAAAAGATTGTGGTTCCATAGTCAGATCAAATATGGCTTGGCGTTACATTCAGTCCTTATGGGGGAACAAGTGGGTTACAATATCTGTTGACTGCCATGTATTTTGCAAGCTGCTCCCAAAAGTAGGCCTGCCCTTCAGGGTCTCTCGGCCACACAAGATATGCCCGATTATCACTAAGGAATAGACGGATGAGAAATGGCAGGTTGGCGTCCGGGATGTCTTCCAGAAACACGAGCACGATCTTTTCCATCTGCAACTCATTAACGTGATCCAGGGCGAGTCGGAATTTGAGAAGGAACATGTGGTTCTTGAGAGCATCGGCGCTGATGAGAAAAATCACCTTGAAGCTATTCTCCACAAGAAGGCTGACAGAATCCAGGTAGTACATCCCAAGCCTTAGCGCTTCATCGCCAATGGCAAGTCGGTCGTATTCAGGAAGATTCTCTTCCAGACCGCGTCGGAAGATCTCATCCGTCCACTCCTCGTCCTCACCGTGAATGGCAACATACATATCGTACTGGAAATGTTCCCGTTGCTGCTGGGCGATGATTTCCCGGTAACCAATAAAGTGGATCTTGCACAGAAAGAGCACGTACCTGATTTTCCAGCGATTGTGGTATATCAGGACAAGAGCTAATATAGTACACACAGCGCTGCCTGCCGCCGAGAGGTAGATCATAAACTGTGGACCACACTCTCTAACTGGATCAAAATCCCACAAGAGTTTTCCTGCAGCAGATTTGAACGAGCCGTCACCAGAACATATGACTCCAGCACTTTTTTCAGCATCAATAGACTTCTCAGCAACCCATTTCGGTAACCATTGCAGGGAACAGTTGCAATTCCAGGGATTTAATGCTAAACCAATTACCGAGAGAGTTTCTAGTATAGGCTCGAATGTTGTGAAATGGAGCGTAACGAAACGAtttaatgttagatctaatcgAGTTAGGTTCACAACGTTTCGAAATATATCGCTGTGCAAGTATACTAGAAAATTACTAGCTAATGATAGATCCCGCAGTTGAACTGTATCATTTAGGAAATTGTGGGGAATATAATGTAAATGATTGTCACTTAGGCTGAGAATTTGTAGACTGCAAAGCCCATCAACCGGCGGAGGTCTTACTGACAAGTCGCAATGATCTAGGTATAACTCTCTCAAGCTGGtcaggtttctaaaaaaatcaggGGGTGCACTCGACATGTCGTTAAAGGAAAGGTCCAATACACGTAATTCAAGCAACCCTTCAAAGGAGGATATGTCTTTTTGAAAATCCCAAAGATAGTTAATGTTTATGTAAGATTCCGCAAGGATTATTTTTTGTAAAAGAGGTGTGTTTCTTTGAAGTGTTCCGGGGGAAATCATTCTTCGGGGGATTCCTCTGGCTGCAAGAAGGTAAAAGTCTGTTAGCGTGTGTGCGTTTATTTCAATGATAGTTTTAACTGTGAAGGAGCATCCAATCAATTTAAGAATATTCAACGATTCTAGATCCGAAAGCGAAAAGCTTGTAAGTTTGTTAAAGTCGTTTTCAGATAAATCCAAAACGCGCAGATTCTTCAGACCGTTGAAAGCATGAGTCCCTATTCGCTCAAAACTATTATGCTGGAGAAAAAATGATGTGATAAGATTTGCATTCCAAAGAGAATTGTCCACGTTTAtgacagaaatattgtttgattCTAGGTTTAGAACTTGCAGCGAAGACATACCAGAAAAATAGCTAGGTTCAATCACTTCAAGTCGGTTGGAGTCTAGCACGAGTTCAGAGACATTAGTCAAATTTTCGAACCCTTGTGGAATGAGTTGTTTCAGTTCATTCGAGCCGAGGTTTAACCAGTCAAGTTGTTTTCCATGTAAAGCACTGAATAGCCCAGGTCGTATGGAGGTGAGACCTATGCTTCTGATACTAAGGGAAGTTATTGTTGAAGACGACCCTACGCCCTCGAGTAGATGACGAAGCTCTCTCTCTGGTAGTAGTATTCCGCTCATATCAAGGTCTTTGACTTTTAGGGACGAAATGATGGCTGGGCTTACGAGGCGTATCGGGTTGTAGGCCAGATCAAGAAAACCAGCGGTGCAGTCCATCACAAAAGACTGTTCTGATATCTCTGTCAAATTATTGTGTAGAAATGATATATATTCAAAGGACACGTTGTGGCAACCCGTCCAGTTGACGTTCTGCAAAGCGTTCCAACGGAAGTAAAAATCGGAGTTTGAGATCATTGCTTTGAAGAGATCATGAGACAAATATGCCAGGTTAGTATTATCGAGAAGTATCACCGTAAGATTGGTACTTGCAAACATGTTCCCTCGTAGCGCCGGAAGAAATGGGTTGTCCGAAAGACGTAGATAGTGCAGAAATGACAGCATCAAGAACGTGCCGCTCTCTATAAACGAAATATTGTTTGCGTTAATGGCCAGCACGCGTAATTGCTTGTACGCAAAGAATGATGTATTGTGCAAGACAGTAATCTGGTTTCCACCCAAACTAAGATTTTCGGTGTTGTCAGGCAGATATTCCGGCACCGATGACAGTCCCATGTCAACGCAGGTCGCACTCCGAGAGTCAAGATTGATTTCACAGTTCATGGATCGATCTGCTGCGTACACCgttttcaatataatgaagatgatgacgtGCATTAGAATGAAGCCGGCGAGTCGCGTCTTGCCAAGGAATAGCATGTCTACCGCTGTTTTCAAgacaagagaaaagaagaggaaaagcaTTAAAAATAATCTGCTTCATAATCACTTCAAGTTGAAAactcactttctttctttataataCATATATCAGAAAGTATATCACGATCCACGTCAAAAATGTCCAAATCTCTTATGTATCTGCCTTTAATCTTAAATTTGAATCAAGGCCAGTAATGACCTATTGGCTAAGTGTTCAAAAACACTTGCGAATTTCCTGGGAAATTCCCTATTTTGATTTGTTAACCCTTTAAGTGGACTTCATACCATGAGATATGTTTAAGGCCGTgacacacctttccgggcaagtctTGCGTGCGaattgcaaagaacaattttgactacccggagatCTCCGTAGATGAGCCgtacatgacagtacctagcacgtatctcacccgtagtcacgCGGAGGGGTgtacgcaaatctttttacccgcaaccatgttcaGGCCCTGTCACAACTTTCCGGACAAGCTACGCAGATTTGTTGCGTGCAGGAATTTTCCAGCATACctgacaatttctgagggcggacaaggatttgggagAGTCAgagcatgtgtcttacttgctagacgcgttctacttaaattttacttgcgggtatactgtgtgacctttgtaccagtcgcgtgggggctgacaactcagtgaaggaattcctctgaaggaatagCAAAAGtcccatgaaatgacattatcatggctgcatacggggactgatGCGaggtacctgcgtgggagttgcctgcgaagtgctgccgTTACGgatctcctactggcgttctgcgtggacctctccgggaaTCCCCGCGACtaacccggaaaaagttttggtcacgTTCAAAACTTGGCttcggttaaatcggacttgcgtgagcacctccgggaaactacaggcgagatacgcgctaggtactgtcaggcgcggaccaactgcggataactccgagtagcaaatttgtttccccgcaagtcaggCCGCAAACCTTCCCCAGATACGGCATGACAAGGcattgagcatgctcaaaacttgttccgagtgagtcgtggtgTTTGCTCGCAGAGGTgaacgcagaacaccagtaggagacccttaccgccAGCACCTCGCAGACAACTCCAATGCAGGTTCTTCTCGGAACccataagtcgctcgtaacagaaaacggatcggtttcaaagctctcacgcagatcacacggaatgcacgcaagtagTAGCTAAGTAGCACGCATCTATAGTAGGTAAGAAAGAAGTGCGAaacttgcaaacattcttgttcacCCGAGGAAAATATTctgcgtgctggaaactacctcctcgccacaagcccgcgtagcttgcccgtaAAGGTGTGACACGACCTTTAGGCCAATTTACTAGCTGACTTTCTTGACCTCATCGAATGTTACCGTGCAccacaagacaaacaaaaagtcgcacctcttgattttatgtgaagaGTTataaaaggtgaaatgggtcaaccaggTCAATcttgaggggttttttttttcatattttctgaaagagcttgtaagagctatctttcttctaaattattctttattttgggatcataacatgaatgggagagtgtgttttcagcagtttttctacaacacttttcggggggggggggagtagaatGATCAAGTATGTCTtaagaggccccttttcatttcatgaaatcctTTGCGCACGATTCATTTtgaagtctaataacttttgaatggataatgctactgctttgaaatgtGGTATTAATCAcaaacagaatgtgttaacaaAACATGCTCACTTCAGctaaatctgataatcccttcattgttcttgctccggtggtttacttcctgtgttTTGTCGCTTTATCGTAaagctagcacagcttggtagAGATTAACCGCTCGAATAGacgctgtacttcagagcctcttttctcatttcacacttttccagagggtgtgctttcttttcagtatttagataggttaggggagtcaaTTTGAGTTGAGTTATACAATACTTTAAAACTTACAGTCTGTCTTTTcggaatctgcccttaactaaaaatccatgtatggcgacttttttgttttgatttgtgatGCACAAATGTAGTTATCAtggaatgaaaataataaaatactaAATAACTCACTTAGACATTGGTCAGGACTGACAAATTAGATGACCCGTTCAATATGTGACTATGTACGATCGCCCAAGGACATTTTAAGATGTTCATCAGCGAACACATAGATCTataggagaaaaaaacaaatagacaAGTAATTCCCCGCACGCCACGATTTCGAACATTAAATCTTGCAGCAAATACCCCACATGCTCTGCCCATATTTGATACGTTTTTAGTTTCATAAAACATCTTTACCTTGgtaccttgtttttttttttttttttttttttttttattacaactgtAAAGATATTAATATGCTTCTTCCCGAGTCCGTCCATCCTTCTGTTTTCAAAGACGAATCCGGTTACTATTGCTAGTTTTGATTCTGTGTTCCTCTAATTTTATATACCTTTGATGCTACTTTAGAGTAAACATCGCAGCTGGGCAGTTCCGTAGAGTCGGACGTACATTTCGGACACTTTGAAGGTCTGGATTTGTATTGTCAATCGGGGCATCTGGGTTTTTAGGTGTGCAAGATGTGTAAAGGTGCTAGTACTATAAACCCACTTATCATTATAGTGACGCCTCGTTTCATTATGGAGTGATGTGTTAAAAATACCATGGTGTCGGACGTACGCACACGAAATGACTTTTTCAACCTTGAAGATTCATGTTCAAAACTCTATGATGTGTGAGGGCTTATAGTAAAACTGACACCAGTTTTGGTTGTATGAAGGATCGAGCTTTATTATACATACCAGCATTATGTGTAAATCTGTTCTAAAAGTTGTGTAAATCATCAAAGTTTGTCGGTGTTGGACGTACATTTTACGGTGTCGGACGTACCCGTGTGAAATTTTCAGATGGTACGTCCGACATCGACCTGGCACTCTGTTTTTTTGTAAAGTACAAAGAATATTTAAGTAATGGTTCATATTTCAGACACATGAGATATTATTCTATGTAGTGTATATGTTAAACATTCACAGAAATTTGCTTTCTTAATTTCAACCAGTGCACAAAACTGAGAAAGTCAGAAGTGTACGTCCAAcaccaaaatgtaattttttattttgtggaaaaattGATCAAATTTTCCTTTTGTCCAAAGCATTTGAACACATAACCAGTTGAAGACATTCAAAAGCAATGATGAACTCTTCTATTTGTTagttcttatttcttttttccaaatGCACATTGATGTAAATACccaaaaaagttttaaaaatccaaaatttcaaaattttacgaaCATTATCAACAAGTAGCTATcaataaaaatattgatttatctattcaattttttttcacatattttgaaagggTTGCTGGTTCAGCAAGGTCTGGTTTTCAGCAAGGCCCTTTTTAAAAACAACACATCAAATGTATGATACAGAACATTAAAATACGCAAAATTGCAGGAATAATATACACATTTAGCTGTGAAatgttacataatatataaatcAGTAAACATCAATTAAAACGGAATACAACAATTCAACAGACATTATTAGACATCATAGATGAACtgtaaaatcatcaatatctatACATATTCATGTAACTGCGATGAAATAACACAATttcaattaaattaaaaaaacaagtgaaattACAGATCTGCCAATCCTATGGTAATATACTAAAGAGTTATGATTATGTAGatgtttgtatatgtttgtgtatgtgtgtgtatgtgtgtttgtttgtgtatgcgttgcatgtgtgtgtgtgtgtttgtgtgtgtatgcgtgtatgtgtatgtaggtTTGTAAGTACGATGAGTGTTTGAGTATGTAGGTGCATTGCGCGGCAAGAGCTTAAAAGAAGGCAACATTATACaagtacaaaataaatgcaacGAAAAGGACATGGCTGTGACGAGATTGTTACACTGAGCTTGGGTACGTACAGTTTTTTTCAGTTTGACATTACAGTAGAGATGTAACACGACCCAACTCACTCTTAAATATGGAAAGCGAATTTGCATTTCGACATTCATCAGGAAGAGAGTTCCATAGTTCTCCTCCGATATTAGTGAAGGTCttttgatagatttttttttttttttttttttttaacacagtgGCTTCCTTAataattttctgtttgaattgcgAGTTATCCACAAAGATACATTGTCGTTAAAGCAGAACCTTCCACACAATATTGATGGAGCAATGCTATTCACACATTTGTACATCATGATGGCGATATTTTTCTTAAATAGTGTTTTGAGAGTACACCACCCGAGGTTTTGTAAGACTTGATCAGATGGGATATCCCGAGTATATCCACTAACCATGTAGCCAGCACGTTTATGCAATTTgtttagaatagtgtgattaaatTCGGATCTTAAAGACCAAAGAGCTGAGCAGTACATTGCATGGGGTAGAACAAACCCCCAGTATAATCTGCTTCATTGGTTCGGGGTAAATAAATGCTTTATTCGTCTAATCATGCCGAGCTTTTGTTGCATGACTTTCACTGTAGCATTAACGTGGTGTTTGAGCTCAACGTTTCGTCAATAACAACACCAAgacatttgctttgttttactcaaTCCAATTCTGTATTATCTATTCTAACTTTTAATTTCTTCCTTTGTAACGTATTTAATCTTTGCCGGGAACCTACTGACATTACCTTTGTTTTTTGcgtattcaatttttttttttttttttttttttttttttttgtcgtccATTGATTCACCTCCTCCATTGATTGATTTAATTGGTTCTCTAGTGATTCAACAGTTGACCAACTAACAAACAGAGTAGCATCATCTGCAAACATAGGTGTTACCGGTTTTAACACTTGATGGCAAATCAttgatatatgtgaccgtgcacctcaaaacgaacataaagtcgcacacactgattttgcgtgaggactgaaaataagtgaaatgggtcaccctagccgaacttgactttttcatattttctgaaagagcgggtcttcttttacattatgctaaaatttggtatcataaaacgggcaggaaagtgtgttttttagcagtttatctcgaacatttttggtagaatagtgtgattaggtgtgtctttagaattcttttgtcatttctgaaaaaccttgtccacactcttcactttcatttacaacattttcttcaataattttttttgaACATTCTAAACCGCACAGTATTTGTTAGGGTGTCAATAGATTTGTTACCAATAATGGTAAAAGTTAAAAAGCAATCGCTGATATTGGTTTTCACAACACCAGACACGGAGTGATCGTCTGGGCAAGTAGTATACATTATGATCAATAAGAGTATCGGTGTTCTGGGTTACACGAGTAGGAGAAGTTATAAGCTGCATTAAAAATGCCCCTTGCATAACTgacaataatgtgtgtgtgttgcagtCAAGATTCTCAGAAAGCAGATCAAAATTAAGATCTCCCATGATTAATGTTTCACCACCATAATCTATTGCCTTATCAAGCATAACACACAGAGTATCGAAAAAGTCAATTGAACTATTGGGTGGGCGATAAAGAACACATATGAGTAACGATTTAAAGTGTCGCAGTTCAACTTTGATCCATAAAGCTTCTAACTCACACTCAATGTCAAGTAACCGATGGTAAACAATGTTATTCCTGACGTATAACATAACACCACCACCATGCCGGGTTTTGTCTTTCCTGATAAAATCAAATTCGTCTAGTTGTAGTTCACGACCACTCACAGTATCGTCACAATGAGTTTCGCTGAATCCAATAATGTCAAAAGGTGTATTTTTGAACAAGTACTTTATTTTATCTAACTTACAGGGAATGGAGCTGATATTTAAATGACAAATTGGAAGACcacattttgatatgattggtCTCTTTCCTTCCTCATCGAGACCAATGTACGGAAATGCAGCTAACGATTCCTCGGGTTCAGAACCATTCGCGCCGTTGCTAGTGAGTTC encodes:
- the LOC140246551 gene encoding CD180 antigen-like, with product MLFLGKTRLAGFILMHVIIFIILKTVYAADRSMNCEINLDSRSATCVDMGLSSVPEYLPDNTENLSLGGNQITVLHNTSFFAYKQLRVLAINANNISFIESGTFLMLSFLHYLRLSDNPFLPALRGNMFASTNLTVILLDNTNLAYLSHDLFKAMISNSDFYFRWNALQNVNWTGCHNVSFEYISFLHNNLTEISEQSFVMDCTAGFLDLAYNPIRLVSPAIISSLKVKDLDMSGILLPERELRHLLEGVGSSSTITSLSIRSIGLTSIRPGLFSALHGKQLDWLNLGSNELKQLIPQGFENLTNVSELVLDSNRLEVIEPSYFSGMSSLQVLNLESNNISVINVDNSLWNANLITSFFLQHNSFERIGTHAFNGLKNLRVLDLSENDFNKLTSFSLSDLESLNILKLIGCSFTVKTIIEINAHTLTDFYLLAARGIPRRMISPGTLQRNTPLLQKIILAESYININYLWDFQKDISSFEGLLELRVLDLSFNDMSSAPPDFFRNLTSLRELYLDHCDLSVRPPPVDGLCSLQILSLSDNHLHYIPHNFLNDTVQLRDLSLASNFLVYLHSDIFRNVVNLTRLDLTLNRFVTLHFTTFEPILETLSVIGLALNPWNCNCSLQWLPKWVAEKSIDAEKSAGVICSGDGSFKSAAGKLLWDFDPVRECGPQFMIYLSAAGSAVCTILALVLIYHNRWKIRYVLFLCKIHFIGYREIIAQQQREHFQYDMYVAIHGEDEEWTDEIFRRGLEENLPEYDRLAIGDEALRLGMYYLDSVSLLVENSFKVIFLISADALKNHMFLLKFRLALDHVNELQMEKIVLVFLEDIPDANLPFLIRLFLSDNRAYLVWPRDPEGQAYFWEQLAKYMAVNRYCNPLVPP